The proteins below come from a single Eucalyptus grandis isolate ANBG69807.140 chromosome 3, ASM1654582v1, whole genome shotgun sequence genomic window:
- the LOC108959397 gene encoding chaperone protein dnaJ 6-like, which translates to MLCSDPKLDSHRFKDIIDDAIAAGTLKTTKAYEKWAKQISKTEPPTDPLRKRGKAKKKSDDLLAIISQCRSERKEHFDSMFSSLVNKYGGGMQSSEPSEEEFEAARKKLESQKSAKKSSARTTFVVVLEIAAYSFVHA; encoded by the exons ATGCTCTGCTCAGATCCCAAGCTTGATTCCCACCGCTTTAAGGatatcattgatgatgcaataGCAGCAG GAACGTTGAAGACAACCAAGGCATACGAGAAGTGGGCAAAGCAAATTTCCAAAACTGAACCACCTACAGATCCTCTTAGAAAGAGGGGGAA AGCGAAGAAGAAGTCAGACGATCTTCTTGCAATCATATCTCAGTGCCGTAGCGAGCGAAAGGAGCATTTTGATTCCATGTTTTCATCTCTGGTGAATAAATATGGTGGTGGAATGCAGAGTTCAGAACCCAGTGAAGAAGAGTTTGAGGCTGCAAGAAAGAAACTTGAGAGCCAAAAGTCTGCCAAAAAGTCCAG TGCAAGAACTACATTTGTTGTAGTACTGGAAATTGCTGCCTATAGTTTTGTGCATGCTTAA
- the LOC108959398 gene encoding uncharacterized protein LOC108959398 isoform X1 — MVSRCMVRACSSVDGRSKVYRELERLLSSGRKGIFMASEDARLQKVPSFPSITEAFLEVPPQPIYFPTSKCHMDMLPRQEQAKLAACPGSSIVTGSSGKSGKHTVAGARAVQGLCWISKSPQSEFTKIQCKWCSNFL, encoded by the exons ATGGTCTCGCGCTGTATGGTCCGGGCTTGTAGCTCCGTCGACGGCAGAAGCAAGGTCTACAGAGAACTCG AACGTCTGCTTTCAAGTGGGAGGAAAG GAATCTTTATGGCAAGTGAAGATGCCAGACTACAAAAGGTCCCATCCTTTCCATCAATAACTGAGGCTTTTTTGGAAGTGCCACCACAGCCAATATATTTCCCAACTTCCAAGTGCCACATGGATATGTTGCCGAGGCAAGAACAAGCTAAGCTTGCAGCTTGTCCTGGTAGCAGCATTGTCACGGGAAGCTCTGGCAAGAGTGGGAAGCACACAGTTGCTGGTGCAAGGGCTGTGCAAGGGTTGTGCTGGATATCAAAGTCTCCTCAATCGGAGTTCACCAAAATCCAATGCAAGTG GTGCAGCAACTTCCTATAA
- the LOC108959398 gene encoding uncharacterized protein LOC108959398 isoform X2 — MVSRCMVRACSSVDGRSKVYRELGIFMASEDARLQKVPSFPSITEAFLEVPPQPIYFPTSKCHMDMLPRQEQAKLAACPGSSIVTGSSGKSGKHTVAGARAVQGLCWISKSPQSEFTKIQCKWCSNFL; from the exons ATGGTCTCGCGCTGTATGGTCCGGGCTTGTAGCTCCGTCGACGGCAGAAGCAAGGTCTACAGAGAACTCG GAATCTTTATGGCAAGTGAAGATGCCAGACTACAAAAGGTCCCATCCTTTCCATCAATAACTGAGGCTTTTTTGGAAGTGCCACCACAGCCAATATATTTCCCAACTTCCAAGTGCCACATGGATATGTTGCCGAGGCAAGAACAAGCTAAGCTTGCAGCTTGTCCTGGTAGCAGCATTGTCACGGGAAGCTCTGGCAAGAGTGGGAAGCACACAGTTGCTGGTGCAAGGGCTGTGCAAGGGTTGTGCTGGATATCAAAGTCTCCTCAATCGGAGTTCACCAAAATCCAATGCAAGTG GTGCAGCAACTTCCTATAA